A part of Sebastes fasciatus isolate fSebFas1 chromosome 10, fSebFas1.pri, whole genome shotgun sequence genomic DNA contains:
- the mxd3 gene encoding max dimerization protein 3 — protein sequence MDGNVCNIQVLLRAAEFLERREREAEHGYASLLPLSPDLSDKKQKSKKISAGGNRSVHNELEKNRRAQLRHCLEQLKRQVPLSSDSMRNTTLNLLRRAQLHIKKLQEQDERAEQMKGHLRWEQRELRVRLEQLQRGTERMRNDSQGSTMSSERSDSDREDVEVDVESIVFDCLDSDGLSITHADADHCYSSMDKAWL from the exons atggACGGAAACGTATGCAACATCCAGGTGCTTCTTCGGGCTGCAGAGTTtctggagagaagagaaagag AGGCAGAACATGGATATGCTTCCCTGCTGCCTCTCAGTCCAGATCTCTCTGACAAGAAACAGAAGAGCAAGAAAATATCTGCTGGAGGAAATAG ATCAGTTCACAACGAGCTGGAAAAAAACAG ACGAGCTCAGCTGAGGCACTGCCTGGAGCAGCTCAAGAGGCAAGTCCCTCTGTCATCTGACTCGATGAGGAACACCACGCTCAACCTGCTGAGACGAGCCCAACTTCACATAAAG AAGCTGCAGGAGCAGGATGAGCGTGCGGAGCAGATGAAGGGCCACCTGCGCTGGGAGCAGAGAGAGCTGCGGGTTCGACTGGAGCAGCTGCAGAGAGGCACGGAGAGGATGAGGAACGACAGCCAGGGGTCGACCATGTCATCCGAGAGGTCGGACTCCGACAGAG AGGACGTGGAGGTCGACGTGGAGAGCATCGTGTTCGACTGTCTGGACTCTGACGGACTGAGCATCACGCACGCTGACGCAGACCACTGTTACTCCAGCATGGACAAAGCCTGGCTATGA